The genomic interval TCATCCTGGAATCAAATCATCACATGAACGACACAATACGTAGGGGCGGCCCTGCGTGGCCGCCCTTCTTCCCTGCGGCCTGCGTGATTGTCTCGCCTTGCACCGAGAATGGGCAGACACGTAGGTCTGCCCCTACGGTTGCACCGGCCATCCTGTTTTATGCAGACCGCACCCACCGCACATGAAAACGGCAACTGCGGTCCTGGGCCAGGACCGCGCCTCCCCCGACGTCGACGAACCAGGCCGATGTATAGCTGCGCCGATCCCCTGTCCAGAGCCACAAATACCTGTCCTCAAATGGCCCATGGCAGAATTCCATCAGCCCCTGTCCGGGCCGCAGCAAAGAAACCAGTTCTTCCACCGTGGGCATCCGCCAGTCCTCGGTCACGGAAGCCACGCCCTCGTCCCAGGTCATGGGCCAGGGAGAGATCGCCCCCCAGACCAGTCCGGTGCAGCGATCCAGCCAACCGTCCGCAACCTCTTCCAGCTCGGCTTCGTGATATTTCAAGGGCCGGTAAAGCTCGTCCAAAAAATCGAAGGGATGTGCCTTGACTCCCGTACGCACAGGCGTGGAGCGTAACGTACCCATGACGGTGCACTCGGGTTCGACCAGCACGCAGTCATTGCCTGCCCGTTGCCGCAGATCCGCTTCAAGCTCATCCAGAGCGACGCGCATTTTCCCGGCGGTCTGAAACCGCGCAACCGGATCGACAGCCAGGGCCCGGTCGAAAAAATTCCGCCACGCAGCGGAAAAAAGCGATGAATCCCCCACCCCATCCACAGGAAGCAAGCCCGTGACCAACCGATGCAAAACCACACCGGCAGCATATAAATCGGCTCTCTCGTCCGCCC from Deltaproteobacteria bacterium HGW-Deltaproteobacteria-18 carries:
- a CDS encoding serine/threonine protein kinase, with the translated sequence MKIGRYNILGGLGRGGMGGVYKVRHQALGRIMALKLLQPHELLNELMGEDQVRSAFLREARLLGSCEHRNIASALDLDEDQGRPFMVLEYLCMNVGSLIGEGRVVEDATRVVPAFTALDFVRQTLVGLEYLHDQGIIHLDVKPGNLMLGSDGTIKLIDLGLSRLHGEAWTKPRGLKIGSPYYAAPEQEDSPERADERADLYAAGVVLHRLVTGLLPVDGVGDSSLFSAAWRNFFDRALAVDPVARFQTAGKMRVALDELEADLRQRAGNDCVLVEPECTVMGTLRSTPVRTGVKAHPFDFLDELYRPLKYHEAELEEVADGWLDRCTGLVWGAISPWPMTWDEGVASVTEDWRMPTVEELVSLLRPGQGLMEFCHGPFEDRYLWLWTGDRRSYTSAWFVDVGGGAVLAQDRSCRFHVRWVRSA